The following nucleotide sequence is from Pagrus major chromosome 13, Pma_NU_1.0.
CTTGTATGTGAAGGGGGTTGTTTCAAGAGATGAACCCACAAAGACTTTAACCTTATTCACATCTCctggctcattgttttggttttatggtctacatctttaatgttttggttcattttcaTCGATCTCATAGCTTCATTTCGGCAATTGGAGGCAGCTAAGAACTGACTGTACGCTACCTGCTCAGAACcggacagcagacagacacatgaagtgactagctggtgaatgaaattaaacattttgcagctaaagagccagactTTTCCAACAGGAGTTGGTAGGGATGAAAAACAGAACCAAAAGAAGAACATTCATCAGGTGTTTCAATACCAGATACAGGAAACTACTGGACAAGATACAATGCACTCCTGACGAACCAACATCCCAGGTTTAATTAACAGAAGAACAGCCgacatattcatatttaaaaggaGTCCTGACCTTGACCAATTTGCGTAGCTGATCCTCAGCCATCCGCCTGGCGGTGGATCGTGGGATGTCACTGGAGATCTTCACCTCCTGCATGGCCCGGATGTAATACCCAAAGTTGGTGCGTGTGGATGTCTGTGCTGGACTGATGTCCACTACCACCAACCTCTCCACTAAACCAGactacaaacacagacagagagattgACCTCATTATGGGactgacaaaaatgaaaacaggacaTCTAGGTGCAGAAAAGAGGAGGATTAGTGAGTTTAGAGAGGACAGGAATGAACATGGTGAGAGCTCAGGACTGTAGCATCATGATCAACTCCTGATGACATTTCTCGACAGCTAACCTGCGTCAGGGCGGTCGTCATGGCTGTTTTCCCTCCCATGCTGTGGCCGATGAGGACGCACTTCTCGATGCGCAGCTTGGCGAGGAGGTGTTTTAAATCATCTGACATTGCTTCATAGGTCAGCACTGGGCTGTGAgggctgttgccatggttacggGCATCTACAGTCAGCACCTAACTGGACAAAGGACAGTTAGGACACTTGGAACGGGGGGAAAGAGGCAACTGAGCGGAACCTTCTTTTTAATGAGTGACAGCATAAACAAAGGCTGTATTGTACCCATGAGGCGAAGGGTTCCTTCTGGCATGCCAAAGAGCAGATTACCTATCAGTATTTATTACAAACGGACTGCTGAGGAGTTGTATCAAATGACTGGCCACACACTGGTTAATTGTACGTTCCCATGCCTGCTTTTGTACGAGGTCTTATAGTCGGTCTGCTGAGAACAAACGCCAACACATAAAGATGAATTGTTTTCGATGTAACAACAGACAGGTGTGATGTCTTCATCACTGCATTACCTTTCGGCCTGTGCGCTGCACCAAGGACTTCGCTATTGAGTGGAAGTTTGATTTGCTGCCAAAAAGGCCATGAAGAAACACCAGGGGAGTGCTCTCTCCCTTCCCATCAAAGACATCATAGGTCAAGCTGACTGGgctggagggggaaaaaaagattgatTAGTTGGAGTCTCTCCAGTTGTGTTTTTGGTAAAAATGTCACGATTCATACATAAATCTAAGTAATGAAACTCTAGAGACTGATGAGAGGAAATGACTGGACTGAATCACTTCAACTCACAGTGAAAAGGAATTTGCAGAGTGTCTTTCTACCCTATTCAGATAAAATATCAGGAAAGAAACACTGTAGCAGCATTATATAATGATTTATGACTTAACTGGTTAGAATTATTTTACTCCCACCTACTGGTACAATATACACAAAACAGGTACAGACACATTGCTTTCTTAAGTTGAGGAAAGCTTTTGtagaaaagaacatttcacTTCGCAATTCATTGTTATGAGAGTGCAGGGAAGgccatttttctttcattatgatattaaacatttatttagtcACTACAGATGTTAATCTAAGAGTAAACAGGGAGACAATCACATGAACGCttagacaaagaaaaacaatacaatagtCCTGATTAAAAACTGCCTTTGTAGAcctttatttttcaagttttgttCGCCAAGTCAAGTTTCATTGTTGATAAATCTGTTAATTCTGCTTTGGTGATGTGTTTACTTAAAACACACATCTCAGATCCCAAGGTGAAATctttacattgtttattttgtttgaccAGGAGTCCCAAACACAGAGATGATCAATtacaaataatataaaatgggaaaaactcaaaatcttcacatttgagaagcagaAAACTGCAAACAATTGGCACACTTGCtagaaaaatgacttaaaaaatgaatcagctgtcaaaattgtatttttgtcgATGAACTTGACAGATTCACCACTGAACCCTAGGGCTTGTAATGTGTTGTAGTGCACTGTTAGAGGTGTATTCAATATATGTTTATCTCCCAAAACTAAACATTATCTTAGTAGCCAATATATTAAGATTGCCTTATCTTGTTTAGACACCTAACCTCAATACATTATGTCACATACAGTCAGCTGCCCTACAATTTGGTACACCAGTCTATAGTACAACCTTGCAATAAATCTTAGCTTCATACTGAGATTGGGccaaatattaaaggtgcactatgtaggtctggggaagacattttaatcagaagagaaaatcTATAATAATTGATTTccctgactgaataaactgaattaacaaacCATCATAAGACAATATTCATACTCATACCTTTCATACCTTATTGCCCCCTGGGGCCACCTTGGTTATTCAGTAATGGAAGTACATCCAATAAATATTCGTTATATCCATATTAATTTGATAGAAGCACTTAATACTTGCTTTACATTATTACTATTTCCCTATTAATTTGGTAAATGTTGCATTTCTTTACCAAATCTACTAATCTAATCTGAGATACACCTCTCAGTATGAAGGAATATTACAGCAAGTTGAAACAATTCATTTCTAAATCAGttgaactgaaaataaacagtgTAACAGTGATGCAGGTAGGATTTACTACAGCAGCGTTGTATTAGACAGCATTAATTTCAGCTAGGCTTAGCTAGCAAACTGGCAACTTAGCATACATGTAGCCTAGCATACAATATTCCCAATATACACGACAGAAATGAGTGTTTTATTTCGCTTCACAACACAATAAGATAAAGTAGGACATGTAGTCCGTATCTAAAATCTGCTTTCTGACTGTGATGGTAGCTAAACAGCAGGCTGCTCCTCTTGCTAACCAGACGCCTGAATGTCATTTACGTAAACAGTGCAAAGTTGACGGTAAATGAAAATTCGACCCGGCGACGACAAATTCACACGGTTGTTTCAAGCTGTCAGCTTTAAAAGGTAAATACTGGACCGTCGTGTCCACCCAGCAGCACCGCTACACCTCAGGCAGACAGAGGGCATCAGTTAGCCGGGCAGCTAGCAGGGATACCTGGATGAGCTGGCTGTCCGAACCGTGGGAGCCACCCCGCACGCATCCTGCTGTCCGGGGAATAATCGACACGCCGGCCGACCGCTCAGCAGTCCTCTCTGGATCAGGCGACACAAAGAACTCATGGCAGCATATGCTCCGGTACCGGGTGGTCCACTAGCAGCATGTGCGTTTAAAAGCGGACAGAATGACAGCAGAGCTTCGGTGAGTGTGCatgcagagagagcagagcgCCCCGGAGGTCGAGATTGAAGGGAGGCAACAGCTGATGGTGCGTCGTGACGTAGGACGCACGCCAAATCGGGTGTTTGCTCCCTGAGTTTGGTCGCGCAGGCACAGGCgtagtgccgagaagagactgcttgccgaaaaacgcgtaggtctactacgggtcagctggcagacgcagcaccgagagaaatgttttttttcctgtagcccaagtgaagaggctacggaaaaagaagggcgcagataaaaaaagtaacctgatgtttccataatgtaggctagttgtcaacaattgatgagggtagatgctttaccttgccacttttattgttgttgttgttgttatcgttgttgcaatgtgattttacaccgctttgatctacaaataaagtcataattcaatatccctgtttcagtgattttataacgaggattaggaaatcaatgcagaaaagaatgcaggagtgtttcacgtcacattagatagcaatcatataacacatactgagaaattagtaagtgctatcagaggtgggtaataacgatttacatttacttcattacatttacttaagtaactttttggataacttgtacttttaagagcataattatgaatacaataatgcagtatatatagaagTGTAGGCTgactgtaacggattgcctttacattctgcataacattctctgtgccaggtgcatgtacagtgaatttggtcaatatcactgtgtcaccgtgtcacttttcggcagggcctgccaaaaagtgactgcaccctgtaactctggattgcaagtAGTCACTTATGTGATGTAATACCATATTTAGACAGTCACTTTAGAAAGTCACCTTTTGGCAGgtcctgccgaaaagtgactgcaccctgtaagtccttattgcaaggagtgatattgactaAAACAAATTgacaaattcactgtacatgcacctggcaaacacagagaatgttatgcagattgtaaaggcaatccgttacagttagcctacagttctatatatactgcattattgtattcataagctcttaaaagtacaagttaatcaaaaagttacttaagtaaatgtaatgaagtaaatgtaaatcgttattacccacctctgatagcacttactaatttctcagtatgtgttatatgattgctatctaatgtgacgtggaaacactcctgcattcttttctgcattgatttcctaatcctcgttataaaatcactgaaacagggatattgaattatgactttatttatagatcaaagcggtgtaaaatcacattgcaacaacgataacaacaacaacaacaacaataaaagtggcaaggtaaagcatctaccctcatcaattgttgacaactagcctacattatggaaacatcaggttactttttccgtagcctcttcacttgggctacaggactgcacagtaaaaaaaacatttctctcggtgctgcgtctgccagctgacccgtagtagacctgCGCCCAcctcctctgaactgatgcgcgttcccgtcgggggcagtctcttctcggcactacaccTGAACTCGCCTTCTGCGTAGCCGCGCTGtgatataaaaaacaaacatcctcGTTGTGAGCAGACTACAATGCTCAGCTGACACCAATTTCACATCCCCCACCTCATTGACAAtatggacactttttttttaatttacaaaattCACGTTGACAAACTGTAAGGCAACAATTGAGCCGAAGTCACGCCACTTCCGGTGGACACCTTATTTAagaaaaaactttgtatggtagtgaatggagagggACTAATAATGTTTTGATCCCGTTTGATTTGTGCCTTGAGTCAGTCTAAAGCATGCTTTTTCTGTCTTAAGTGTATGCACTTTGCATTGGACTAAAAAGTAGCAACCAGAGGTAAAAATATAGACATTGCTTTGTTGGGCCACTAGGTGGTGCCACAGTGTCACAATGTAGGCAACAACTCCTCACCCCTGACAAAAAGATTTTCTTACTGATTGTCCTATCTTGTCTCTTACACCAGGCTGCTCTGTCACCTCAgaaaaagctaaaacatcatgtgttttgatgctttagTAAGCCTTGTGAACTGTTCTTTGACAAGAGACATGAATCAGTATCAAGTCAAATGataattatttatgtttattttttattcgcATGGATTTCCAGTGATTTATTCTACCGTTCCTGGTCTCAACACCTCATTATGACAGTTAGCAGGTCCAGCTGTATGACTTTGAATTATTTGTGAAACTTGCCAGATGTACTCGCCTGTGCATACATATGTATCTCAATATAACCTAACGAATTTGAGCCACTGCTGAGTTTACAGGCGCAATAGAGGAGCTCAGCATGGTATGTCTTTTTATTGTCCAGTTTCACCCTTCTCCCTGTGTTCATCACTCACACTGGTTTCATTTGTGATCAGTGCTGGAGATTTCCATCCTTGTGTTTGTGGCTCCAGTCATATACAGGAACATAAATACAAACCATCAGTCTCCGGGCTTGGAGAACCTGGCCTCCTCTGCCGTGTCTTCAAACATTCATTGCTATGGGAGACGTGTCTGCTGGGATAAAGCACGCCGTGAGCTGTCACCATAGCAATGGCTTGAGGCAGAGGCCTGGGGGAGGAGATGGTACAGACCCAACTGGGAGAAGAAAGGGGAATTTGTGGATGAGtgtgcatttttattctgttaaaTGCTGTATTACAACTACAGTTTTCCTTAAACTAAGAATAAAAACTGCCAGCAAAAATGTTTCTGATGCTAATTGATCTTTTTTCAACAGTTATTTTTCAATCATCACTTTCTTAAAAATTATCTGTATTTCAAACCATTTTTCAAGAAAGTCATTTCAAGTGATGTACTTACAAGTTGGAAAatctctgaaaaaaagaaaagacaatagACTGAAAAACGAATATGGAATTGAATCATGACTTTAGATTGTCCGTGAcagtttcaaagtaaaggtTGTTCCTCCATTCGACTTGAAAGTGGACACATTTTGCTGACCTGGCACCCCTGAGTACTGTGATTTCACATCTTTACTGTGTAATGAAGCTGTGTGTCCAGACAGTTAAGCTCTTCTTCATGCTACACAGAGCATGgcaaataaagtttttgttcTCCAACTCTCTTTTCAAAGTgcctgcacatgcacacaagcatTACATGCCAGTTAGTGAGGCTTAATTTACTTTTTCTAACTATAACAGAAACACCTGGTATGATGAAACATCTCATTCTATGTTAAAATCTTTTCTTTAAATACTGAAGACATTTAACCTTTAGGATTCACGTACATAGAGCCAAATTTTCCATGTTAAAATTGTGACTATCATGTCAGATATTGACAATCCGTCCAATGTACACACTTCCTATAGATTACATTttgtcagtatttcacaaaatgtcttgAAACTGAGTTGGTAGAAAGTCAGTATAGTAAAAACTTACCAATAAAAACAGCCACAGTAGCTGGTAACAAATATTGAATTTTAGTACCAATCCAAACTTATTGCACATTGAATAACAGAGCTTGACTCACATAAACCTAAGCAATATATAATGACCTATAAACTTCCGAAACTACTGAGCTACACCATAAAAGCATAAACATAAGTGTTCCAGCTGAAGAAACTCTAGAGATAATTCACTAAACTGTCACATACAAGATGTTGTTTACCTACAGTGAAAGATTGGCTGCTGTTGCCAATACTGAAAGTAACTGaatgcatttactcaagtaacaTACTTAAGTACTTGCACTTtacattttctgcctctttatacttgtactccactacaattcGGCCAAATCCgacaaatattgtactcttTACTCCACTTATACCATTTGATGATTATTATGATAGATTAGGTATATAAAGTAATGTgcataatatatatttaaagtagttaaaattaaCTTCACCTTACCAGCTTCAAGGGACATACACATCCACATGAAATGTTAAGTAATGTATTGTTAATGTACACATTTGCGTAAATAACTATAGTCCACTAATATAATATTCAGTTTTCTGTAAtgggccattctgcataatgagtcctttaactttttatattttgatactAATACTTTTACTGACTTTTACTGACAGAGTATTTCCACACTGTGGTATGACTACTTTTACCTTTGTAAAAGCTCTGCAAACATTTGTCACTGCTGGCCGTCACATGAAAACGAGCACGTCAGGTTGGTTATTccctgtcttgttttttgtagACAGTACCCTGTAATGTATTAAGTCACACATTGTTCCCTCCACTGACCTGTGTAACAACCCGTCGTCAGACAAACATTCAGAATCTTTGAAAGTGAAGACCGTAGAAGGGGATTAAATGAAGATTCATCAACAGGAGCATTTATTGTAAGTGTGTCAACCCAGAACTGTCCTTTAGATTGTATGCAGAAGGATCTTTCATGGTGTCAGTCACATGAATCAAACATCTGCTCAGGAGAAACCTTCACTTCTGCTTTTACTGGCACACTGTGACAGTTTCAGTGgctatgtttacatgcacatcaatattctgttttttactcTTATTCCGAAAAAGACAATATTCCGACTAAGTTGTTTACTTGacaaatgaaaatcaatattCCACTGATATTTCTGTTTACATGCAGCCATGCATACTCCATTTAACGTAACGACGTGCCTCCTATTTAAGCGCTTCCTGTTCAGACTGCAGTCATGTTGCTCCCGTGTACCTTCGTTGTCACCCTTCTGAAAGCTTATCAAAACTGTGCTCTTCAAATGATCCTTTTTACAATGCACAGAGCTGATCGTTGACAGGACGTGAGTCGCAAACTGCCGCAAAAAAACCCCACTTAAAGCGCGAATTCGGAATGTGCTGTATTCATGTCAAGAATACCcattaaacaagaaaaaatccGGCGTATCCAGCGTCTTAATTGGAAAATGTTACATTGGAATAAGGTGTCCAAACAGAATATGCTGTTTACATAACCTGGATCAAAATCTGAATATTGTCAAATTCAAATaatagtgtgcatgtaaacgtaACCACTGTCTATCTCACCTTTATAAACCATCGATATATTTGAATTTAAAGATTAGATTTTGgaaatatttgtgtgtttccaaACTGCCTTTATTAatggaaaagaaatgtttagATGTGTATGTTAAAAGCCAGACTCCACTATTGCAGAGCGTGGATACCCGACACGAACCTGTCAGGACTCGATGgtcatccaaataatgtttatagaagAACCAcacagttttcttttaatttttattaacatttacaaagtataaACATTGCagctttacaataaacagttgcttcataaatggtttataaagcatttacgTTTAACTAAAGTTCAATGAACAATACATCTActttaaatataaagtatatacCAAGTATAAATTGGTaaaatgtatatacatatacattttggtATTCATAAGCAATTGATTAGGCTTGTATTTATCGGAAAAATATACCTAACGCCCTATAATATACAGTTAacattgtacatttcttttttttaatgtgtctttactTACTCTGATTGAGATATTTAAATGGAATCtgagatcatttttaaaaaaattgaatGCTGGATTGCTTCAGCTTACATTTACTCTAAAAAAACAGAACGCCTGTTGAGTTCGTGTCAGGCTGGGTTACTACACTCTCAGACTTGTACAGGAAGCTGTGACCTGAGATGCACTCTAGTGCAGAATGTTGTTATCCTACTCTTCATATATAATGTCACTCACAACATAAGTTTTGGCCTTACTGTTTCAAGAAATCGCTAACTTTTCCACAATCAACGgctcattttctctgtgttttgccTTTTATTTAGTAATACTCGCTGTATTTTGCATAAATAAAAGTCAGACCCTTTCCAGGAAAGCTCTTACTCAGACAGGATCTGCTGCCAGTATCAAAACAGAgtctgtatttattgtttatcGGCGATACCAAAATATTTCCATCCAATTAGTCGCTATTTTAGTCTTTCGCAACAGCTCCAATTTATCTGTATTTACAGATTTAAGTGGTTTGATGACTCATTAAGTCATAAAACACAGCACAAAGCTCCCTGATAAGAGCTGCAGGATTAACGGGACACGTTGGGAGAGGACAGGAATGTTCTCCTTTCAGAGAAAAGTGTCAGAAGTCACAAAACAGAAGTCAGTGCACAACAACCACATCACTTAAGTCTTGTTTATCAGCAAAACAAGACTACAGAGGTCAAAAATTCTTATGGtgcccttttcttttttactctaGAAGATTTGTTATATAGAATCTCGGGTCATGCTCATGTTTTTGGCTCTGGTGCTGGGATGTATCTGATATTTATTGAGTGCTTCAAGGTTTTTCATGGAATTACTGACAGCTTGACTCTGATAGATCACAGCATGAACCAACATGCTGCCAAATTACCAAAGTGAACGCACAGTATGTGATTTTACGTTGttaggggtctctcaatcaaaacaataacaaaagatgGAGTTTGACGTTGGGAAGTAGCATCGGATCATGGAAGTTTTCAAGTGAGTGAGCAATAGCTAGCTAGGTAGTTCGCCATCctctt
It contains:
- the abhd11 gene encoding sn-1-specific diacylglycerol lipase ABHD11; translated protein: MSSLCRLIQRGLLSGRPACRLFPGQQDACGVAPTVRTASSSSPVSLTYDVFDGKGESTPLVFLHGLFGSKSNFHSIAKSLVQRTGRKVLTVDARNHGNSPHSPVLTYEAMSDDLKHLLAKLRIEKCVLIGHSMGGKTAMTTALTQSGLVERLVVVDISPAQTSTRTNFGYYIRAMQEVKISSDIPRSTARRMAEDQLRKLVKERSVRQFLLTNLVEQNGHYAWRVNLEAISAHLDHIMSFPNFDTVYGGPTLFLGGASSAYISSDDYPEIQRLFPNADIQYIHDASHWIHADKPLDFISSIISFLQS